In Actinomycetota bacterium, one genomic interval encodes:
- a CDS encoding 4Fe-4S binding protein, which produces MASRRGRSKKSFDRFLRLYKYKDTAFRMTNWPLFKQAGRRVLDADNTCLTYVPINEDLELPEGVAAPVSVIEHFIREASHRLILSRCPCRSENGCKDFDPYFGCTFLGPAVLDVDPEVGRLVSMEEALEHLRQATEAGLVSCLGKFKGDAIMLGLRDHHHLMTICHCCPCCCISTAIPLASRETREVLVKMEGLTISVDAEKCTGCGKCVKACVFRQVTLEDRAEPAARGGGEESDAGGKKRPGKVAVIGEECKGCGRCAMVCEQNAVSVHIDDPSYMEACIERISSKVAIR; this is translated from the coding sequence ATGGCTTCCAGGCGCGGCAGGAGCAAGAAGAGTTTCGATCGTTTTCTCCGGCTCTACAAGTACAAGGACACCGCCTTCCGCATGACCAACTGGCCCTTGTTCAAACAGGCGGGGCGCCGGGTGCTGGACGCCGACAACACCTGCCTCACCTACGTGCCCATAAACGAGGACCTGGAGCTGCCCGAGGGCGTGGCGGCGCCCGTCTCCGTGATCGAGCACTTCATCCGCGAGGCCAGCCACCGCCTCATCCTCTCCCGCTGCCCCTGCCGCAGCGAGAACGGGTGCAAGGACTTCGACCCCTATTTCGGCTGCACCTTCCTGGGCCCGGCGGTGCTCGACGTGGACCCAGAGGTAGGCAGGCTGGTGAGTATGGAGGAGGCGCTGGAGCACCTGCGCCAGGCCACGGAGGCGGGCCTGGTCTCCTGTCTGGGCAAGTTCAAGGGCGACGCCATCATGCTCGGCCTCAGGGACCACCATCACCTGATGACCATCTGCCACTGCTGTCCCTGCTGCTGCATCTCCACCGCCATCCCCCTGGCCTCGCGGGAGACCAGGGAAGTGCTGGTGAAGATGGAAGGGCTTACCATCAGCGTGGACGCGGAGAAGTGCACCGGGTGCGGAAAGTGCGTGAAGGCATGCGTCTTCCGGCAGGTGACCCTGGAGGACCGGGCGGAGCCTGCGGCGCGCGGCGGCGGGGAGGAGAGCGACGCGGGCGGCAAGAAGCGCCCCGGAAAAGTGGCGGTCATCGGCGAGGAGTGCAAGGGCTGCGGGCGCTGCGCCATGGTCTGCGAGCAGAACGCCGTCAGCGTGCACATCGACGACCCTTCCTACATGGAGGCCTGCATCGAGCGCATCTCCTCCAAGGTGGCCATACGCTGA
- a CDS encoding type II secretion system protein produces the protein MAELHRFEAAARRLNGRMRAEAGVFRQGPGKAGKAWSRPDLAIGRGGFHPGFTLIEITIVILLIGILAALAVPVYVSVKEVAERSVCLHNERSIEYAIMRWRADHPDESLLEGGYLPGGGEAYIDLEGNIAGDTDRSLAEYFEARGGAPFNPYCTLPGFPVAVMGDAGGTGHGPFDCPSNGRGVGEVAGRYDYVTDGLSVACLTDSQVGMRSDGTRFQHDQPRKVAWDHVLGKAASGKKTPLGDTFGEITTGMVDLIKQYYEKNGRYPRNWGDYAYTDIGLDPEFWKNPVDNIIYSPAGSRVKVTPEKGYSLVVIDRNGREKVLTSSSNWSLWYDIQKGKWYYHTVSTANEVDVSKLRVVKE, from the coding sequence ATGGCTGAACTGCACCGGTTCGAGGCGGCAGCGAGGAGGCTGAACGGGCGGATGCGCGCGGAGGCGGGGGTGTTCCGGCAAGGCCCCGGGAAGGCCGGGAAAGCGTGGAGCCGCCCGGACCTTGCGATCGGAAGAGGGGGTTTTCATCCCGGTTTCACCCTCATCGAGATAACTATAGTCATCCTGCTCATCGGCATCCTCGCGGCTCTGGCGGTCCCCGTCTATGTCTCGGTGAAGGAGGTGGCGGAGCGCAGCGTCTGCCTGCACAACGAGAGGTCCATCGAGTACGCCATCATGAGGTGGAGGGCCGACCACCCCGACGAGTCATTGCTGGAGGGCGGCTACCTCCCCGGCGGTGGGGAGGCCTATATAGACCTGGAGGGGAACATCGCCGGGGATACCGACCGCTCCCTCGCCGAATACTTCGAGGCGCGAGGCGGAGCCCCGTTCAACCCCTATTGCACCCTTCCCGGCTTTCCCGTGGCGGTGATGGGGGACGCGGGAGGTACGGGACACGGTCCCTTCGATTGCCCCTCCAACGGCAGGGGAGTGGGCGAGGTGGCGGGGAGATACGACTACGTGACCGACGGGCTCTCCGTGGCCTGCCTCACCGACAGCCAGGTGGGCATGCGTTCGGACGGCACTAGGTTTCAGCACGACCAGCCGCGCAAGGTGGCCTGGGACCATGTCCTCGGCAAGGCGGCTTCCGGGAAGAAGACCCCCCTCGGCGACACCTTCGGCGAGATAACCACCGGCATGGTGGACCTCATCAAACAGTACTACGAGAAGAACGGCAGGTATCCGAGGAACTGGGGGGACTACGCCTACACCGACATCGGGCTGGACCCGGAGTTCTGGAAGAACCCCGTGGACAACATCATCTACAGCCCCGCCGGCTCGCGGGTGAAGGTGACCCCCGAGAAGGGCTACAGCCTGGTGGTGATAGACCGCAACGGCAGGGAGAAGGTGCTCACCTCCAGCAGCAACTGGTCGCTGTGGTACGACATACAGAAAGGGAAATGGTATTACCACACCGTGAGCACGGCCAACGAGGTGGACGTCTCAAAGCTGCGAGTGGTGAAGGAATAG
- a CDS encoding B-box zinc finger protein — translation MARCMNHPDREAGRACAGCGKPICEDCVEFLEEEGAYCYDCAVDRQLAEFRGREAEARATGAPGETGKRKVGSRAFLAVAVAAALLIAGASGFIIYKHFAFDAAPAEGSPEQQEAWSGDDCIINMQEVRLALRAYHDEHGDYPADLEALGPYLRVKAACPATQAPYVYRLKGTGYEIACPNPQDHGAGSLKGSDVSVPAREGGTAPEAGNGG, via the coding sequence ATGGCAAGGTGCATGAACCATCCCGACCGCGAGGCGGGCCGCGCCTGCGCGGGTTGCGGGAAGCCGATATGCGAGGATTGCGTGGAGTTCCTGGAGGAGGAAGGCGCCTACTGCTACGACTGCGCCGTGGACAGGCAGCTGGCGGAGTTCCGGGGCAGGGAGGCGGAGGCGAGGGCAACCGGGGCGCCGGGAGAGACGGGGAAAAGGAAGGTGGGTTCACGCGCCTTCCTGGCGGTGGCGGTCGCCGCGGCGCTGCTCATCGCGGGAGCTTCCGGGTTCATCATCTACAAACACTTCGCCTTCGACGCCGCGCCGGCCGAAGGTTCGCCGGAGCAGCAGGAGGCCTGGAGCGGCGACGACTGCATCATCAACATGCAGGAGGTGCGCCTGGCCCTACGCGCCTACCACGATGAGCACGGGGACTATCCGGCCGACTTGGAGGCGCTGGGCCCCTACCTCCGGGTGAAGGCGGCGTGCCCGGCCACGCAGGCGCCTTATGTCTATAGGCTGAAGGGAACGGGATACGAGATAGCGTGCCCCAACCCGCAGGACCACGGAGCGGGTTCCCTTAAGGGAAGCGACGTCTCCGTGCCCGCGCGCGAGGGCGGCACGGCCCCGGAAGCCGGAAACGGGGGGTGA
- the tadA gene encoding Flp pilus assembly complex ATPase component TadA translates to MTGNADGGLGSVLVEKGMITQEQLDLALKLQKTTGQRLKDILVKEGFTTREQLKEFISHNVDIPYVKLSVDLIDPQAVKLIPANVARNLVAIPVTLIGDILTVAVSCPFDTASLDMLAFASGYTLEPILSDEEDILEAIDYFFKDGGLENELVDWEEDRLEFVDRYKPEVLDEVRVDEGPVVRLANLLLTRAIKEGASDIHIEPQENLVRVRYRVDGLLAEARILPVEVLNALVSRVKVLAELNIAERRLPQDGRFFVKYGGKDVDFRVATSPTIYGEQVIIRILDQSKARVSLVELGLEDADLRKLLKALEEPHGFILVTGPTGSGKTTTLYAVLNELTDVSRKIITIEDPVEYRLAMVSQIPVNHKIGLDFATILRSVLRQDPDIILVGEIRDKETAHISVQAALTGHLLLSTLHTTGAPETVPRLVDIGIEPYYVREVVKLVIAQRLVRKLCPRCKEGYTPSPEVLVELGIEGSHRFYRPVGCRYCGNTGYKGRIGVFEVMPMSEGIRALTDAQVNPGEVKARAVEEGMATMWRNAVNKVVQGVTSVEEIARTVPR, encoded by the coding sequence ATGACCGGCAACGCGGACGGAGGGCTGGGAAGCGTCCTGGTGGAGAAGGGGATGATCACCCAGGAACAGCTGGACCTCGCCCTCAAGCTGCAGAAGACCACCGGGCAGCGGCTCAAGGACATCCTCGTCAAGGAGGGCTTCACCACCCGCGAGCAGCTCAAAGAGTTCATATCCCATAACGTGGACATCCCCTACGTGAAGCTCTCCGTCGATCTCATAGATCCCCAGGCGGTGAAGCTCATCCCCGCCAACGTGGCCAGGAACCTGGTGGCTATCCCCGTCACCCTCATCGGCGACATCCTCACCGTGGCGGTGAGTTGTCCCTTCGACACCGCTTCCCTGGACATGCTGGCCTTCGCCTCCGGCTATACCCTGGAGCCCATCCTCAGCGACGAGGAGGACATCCTCGAGGCCATCGACTATTTCTTCAAGGATGGAGGCCTGGAGAACGAGCTGGTGGATTGGGAAGAGGACCGCCTGGAGTTCGTGGACCGCTACAAGCCGGAGGTCCTGGACGAGGTGAGGGTGGACGAGGGTCCGGTGGTAAGGCTTGCCAACCTCCTCCTCACCCGGGCCATCAAGGAGGGCGCCAGCGACATCCACATCGAGCCGCAGGAGAACCTGGTCCGGGTACGCTACCGCGTGGACGGCCTGCTCGCCGAGGCCAGGATCCTTCCCGTGGAGGTGCTCAACGCCCTGGTCTCGCGGGTGAAGGTGCTGGCGGAGCTGAACATCGCGGAACGGCGCCTCCCCCAGGACGGGCGCTTCTTCGTCAAGTACGGCGGCAAGGACGTGGACTTCCGCGTAGCCACCTCCCCCACCATCTACGGGGAGCAGGTGATCATCAGGATACTGGACCAGTCCAAGGCACGGGTGAGCCTGGTCGAACTGGGGCTGGAGGACGCGGACCTGCGCAAGCTGCTCAAGGCCCTGGAGGAACCCCACGGGTTCATCCTGGTCACCGGCCCCACGGGGAGCGGCAAGACCACCACTCTCTATGCGGTGCTCAACGAGCTCACCGACGTCAGCCGCAAGATCATCACCATCGAGGACCCCGTGGAATACCGCCTGGCGATGGTGAGCCAGATCCCGGTCAACCACAAGATCGGCCTGGACTTCGCCACCATCCTCAGATCGGTGCTGCGCCAGGACCCGGACATCATCCTGGTGGGGGAGATAAGGGACAAGGAGACCGCCCACATCTCGGTGCAGGCCGCCCTCACCGGACATCTCCTGCTGAGCACCCTCCACACCACGGGCGCGCCGGAGACGGTGCCCAGGCTGGTGGACATAGGCATAGAGCCGTACTACGTGCGCGAGGTGGTGAAGCTGGTCATCGCTCAGAGGCTGGTGAGGAAGCTCTGCCCCCGCTGCAAGGAGGGTTATACCCCTTCCCCGGAGGTCCTCGTGGAGCTGGGGATAGAGGGCAGCCACCGCTTCTACCGCCCCGTGGGGTGCAGGTACTGCGGCAACACCGGCTACAAGGGGCGGATCGGCGTTTTCGAGGTCATGCCCATGAGCGAGGGCATCAGGGCCCTGACCGACGCGCAGGTCAACCCCGGGGAGGTGAAGGCCCGCGCGGTGGAGGAGGGCATGGCCACCATGTGGCGGAACGCCGTGAACAAGGTGGTGCAGGGGGTCACTTCCGTGGAGGAGATCGCCCGCACCGTGCCGCGTTGA
- a CDS encoding response regulator gives MARILLVEDSELILQITKDALEARGHEVIVARDGEEALRRFLEEKPDLVITDCLIPKLNGFKLVESIRDLEGEERTPVVMTSAIYMKQNYHRVAREAGADLYLPKPARPEEREEFLRRVEELVGDASLAARSKES, from the coding sequence ATGGCCCGCATACTTCTGGTAGAGGACTCCGAGCTCATCCTGCAGATCACCAAGGACGCCCTCGAGGCCAGGGGACACGAGGTCATCGTCGCCCGGGACGGCGAGGAGGCCCTGCGCAGGTTTCTGGAGGAAAAGCCCGACCTGGTGATCACGGACTGCCTCATCCCCAAGCTCAACGGCTTCAAGCTGGTGGAGAGCATCCGGGACCTGGAGGGGGAGGAGAGGACCCCGGTGGTCATGACCAGCGCCATCTACATGAAGCAGAACTATCACAGGGTGGCCAGGGAGGCTGGAGCCGACCTCTATCTCCCCAAGCCCGCCAGGCCTGAGGAGCGCGAGGAGTTCCTGCGCAGGGTCGAGGAGCTGGTGGGGGACGCGAGCCTGGCGGCGCGGTCAAAGGAGAGCTGA